Proteins co-encoded in one uncultured Draconibacterium sp. genomic window:
- a CDS encoding LamG domain-containing protein yields MKTYNKLFILALILFTFNACDQNYIDGISAVDPGADETAPQVTINFPPEGYEIQTNAAVASVDIDFEVKDDIEIESISVNIDGTEIASYSEFLDYRVAMRTYTFDNVTTGSHVLSVTATDLDGKTTTATVNFAKSPPYVPQYEGEVFYMPFNNEYREMNSLQLATKVGNPGYADGIQGGTAYSGATDSYLTFPTTILQGATEVSASFWLKVDASMDRAGVLVVAPPADNNNDRSKGFRFFRENASGMQRFKLNVGNGEADSWFDGGTAADVEPNTGEWTHFAFSISETHAAVYINGELVKDGEFSGIDWTDCNVISIMSGAPNWTDWNHLSDGSLMDELRIFNTALTQEEIHTIMLKEQASFYMDFNGDFKEAISSVDATVIGNPSLDYGSGVDGDAYEGAADSYLSFSTADVDIQGEEFSASFWLNINATPDRAGILVMGPEDTANPDAQNDRTSGFRFFRENAGGMQRFKLNAGNGTADSWFDGGTAADVDPTTGNWVHMAFAISATEARVYIDGVEVKQGDFTGIDWTGCDLLSIMSGAPRFNGWNHKSDESLMDELYLFHKALSAEEVTLMMQDGL; encoded by the coding sequence ATGAAGACTTATAATAAATTATTTATACTTGCATTGATTCTGTTTACTTTCAATGCATGCGATCAAAACTACATCGATGGAATATCGGCTGTAGATCCGGGAGCGGATGAAACAGCTCCACAGGTTACGATTAACTTTCCGCCCGAAGGTTATGAAATTCAAACAAACGCAGCTGTAGCTTCAGTAGATATCGATTTTGAAGTTAAAGACGATATTGAAATCGAATCAATTTCAGTAAACATCGACGGTACTGAAATTGCCAGCTACTCAGAGTTTCTGGATTATCGTGTGGCCATGAGAACATATACATTCGACAATGTAACAACCGGTTCGCACGTGTTAAGTGTTACCGCCACCGATCTGGATGGAAAAACGACAACGGCAACTGTAAATTTTGCCAAATCGCCACCATATGTGCCGCAATACGAAGGTGAGGTTTTCTATATGCCATTCAATAACGAATACCGAGAAATGAACAGCCTTCAGTTGGCAACAAAAGTTGGTAATCCTGGTTATGCCGATGGCATCCAGGGAGGAACAGCTTACAGCGGAGCAACTGATTCGTACCTAACATTCCCAACAACAATTCTACAGGGAGCAACTGAAGTTAGTGCAAGTTTCTGGTTGAAAGTTGATGCCAGCATGGACCGGGCAGGGGTATTGGTTGTTGCACCTCCGGCTGATAATAATAATGATCGTTCAAAAGGTTTCCGTTTCTTCCGCGAAAATGCAAGCGGCATGCAACGTTTTAAATTGAATGTGGGCAATGGCGAAGCAGACTCATGGTTTGATGGAGGTACTGCTGCCGATGTAGAGCCAAATACAGGCGAGTGGACTCACTTTGCATTTAGTATTTCAGAAACCCACGCGGCAGTATATATCAATGGAGAATTGGTTAAAGATGGAGAATTTAGTGGTATCGACTGGACAGATTGTAATGTGATTTCAATTATGTCGGGTGCTCCAAACTGGACAGACTGGAACCACCTTTCTGACGGTAGTTTAATGGATGAGTTGCGCATTTTTAATACGGCACTTACGCAGGAAGAAATTCACACCATTATGCTGAAAGAACAAGCTTCTTTCTACATGGATTTCAATGGTGATTTTAAAGAAGCCATTAGCAGTGTAGATGCTACTGTTATTGGCAATCCTTCGTTGGATTATGGTAGTGGTGTTGATGGTGATGCCTACGAGGGAGCAGCTGATTCATACCTTTCTTTCTCAACCGCTGATGTTGATATTCAGGGAGAAGAATTTAGTGCCAGTTTCTGGTTAAACATTAACGCCACACCGGACCGCGCAGGTATTTTGGTGATGGGACCGGAAGATACCGCTAATCCTGATGCGCAAAATGACAGAACAAGTGGTTTCCGTTTCTTCCGCGAAAATGCCGGCGGAATGCAACGCTTTAAACTGAATGCCGGTAACGGAACTGCAGATTCGTGGTTTGATGGTGGTACTGCCGCCGATGTAGATCCAACAACAGGCAACTGGGTACACATGGCTTTTGCCATTTCGGCTACCGAAGCACGCGTTTATATTGATGGTGTTGAAGTAAAGCAAGGTGATTTCACAGGAATTGACTGGACAGGCTGCGACCTGCTTTCAATTATGTCGGGTGCACCACGTTTTAACGGCTGGAACCACAAGTCGGACGAAAGTTTAATGGACGAGTTGTATCTGTTCCATAAAGCACTTTCGGCTGAAGAAGTTACTTTAATGATGCAAGACGGTTTGTAG
- a CDS encoding glucoamylase family protein translates to MRIFHKLLLLFFVTGVIVSCSKDDPAEEKPTEDLAITYAYIGETALTANGTNSNVAIDEMIEIRFNTAANTVSAEASINLFDADNNPLRLTFSYFNNNQLVKIDHQDLDENTTYTLTISSDLEGANKEPFTGQTYTFSTLTTPLVLESVQIDEVAYNTLSRNIDINRQPVIRLKFNSAISKDDLSFYSSYSSNGASVTSTFNQVDEQTISVEISQKLEGFSKTVFAISSEIENRIGKPFNGLELNFYTQADTTPKFPQISDEALLTLVQQQTFKYFWNFAHPGSGLARERNTSGNTVTTGESGFGVMSILVGIERGFITRQQGIERLVTIVDFLTNADRFHGVWPHWLNGETGKTIPFSTNDDGGDLVETAFMMQGLLTVRQYLNSGNSQESSLIDKINTLWETIEWDWYTQGGQDVLYWHWSANNDWLMSMKIRGWNEALIIYVLAASSPTHTTNKDVYTKGWAQDGNMENTSNSSYYGYTLPLRTDMGGPLFFSHYSFLGLDPRNLSDKYANYWEQNVTHSKINQAYCADNPQNFVAYSDECWGLTASDGYSGYSAHSPNNDRGVLTPTAALSSMPYTPEESMKALHYFYYTLGDKLWGEYGFYDAFDLTNGWVADSYLAIDQGPIVVMIENYRTNLLWDLFMSCPEVKAGLTKLDFTY, encoded by the coding sequence ATGCGTATATTCCATAAATTATTATTGCTTTTTTTTGTAACAGGAGTGATTGTTTCCTGCAGTAAGGATGATCCTGCGGAAGAAAAACCGACGGAAGACTTGGCAATCACTTACGCTTATATTGGCGAAACAGCACTTACCGCAAATGGCACCAATTCAAATGTGGCTATCGACGAAATGATAGAAATTCGCTTCAATACTGCGGCAAATACAGTATCAGCCGAGGCAAGCATCAATCTATTCGATGCAGATAATAATCCCCTGAGATTAACATTTTCTTATTTCAACAATAATCAGTTAGTAAAGATCGATCATCAGGATTTGGACGAGAATACAACTTACACCTTAACAATTTCATCCGATTTGGAAGGAGCAAACAAAGAGCCTTTTACCGGGCAAACGTATACCTTTTCAACACTCACAACGCCTTTGGTTTTAGAAAGTGTACAAATTGATGAAGTAGCTTACAATACTCTTTCGCGAAATATAGATATTAACCGCCAACCGGTGATCCGACTGAAATTTAACTCAGCCATTTCGAAAGACGACCTCTCCTTTTATTCATCGTATTCAAGCAATGGAGCTTCGGTAACTTCAACATTTAATCAGGTTGATGAACAAACAATTTCTGTTGAAATTTCGCAAAAGCTTGAGGGTTTTAGTAAAACCGTTTTTGCCATTTCATCAGAAATTGAAAATCGTATTGGCAAGCCATTCAATGGGCTCGAACTAAATTTTTACACGCAAGCCGATACCACTCCAAAATTCCCTCAGATTTCGGACGAAGCATTATTAACGCTGGTTCAGCAGCAAACTTTTAAATATTTCTGGAACTTCGCGCATCCGGGAAGTGGATTGGCACGCGAACGAAATACTTCTGGAAATACGGTTACCACAGGAGAATCAGGTTTTGGAGTAATGTCGATATTAGTAGGTATTGAACGCGGATTTATTACCCGCCAGCAAGGAATTGAGAGACTGGTAACCATTGTCGATTTTTTAACCAACGCCGATCGTTTTCACGGGGTGTGGCCGCATTGGCTTAACGGCGAAACCGGAAAAACCATTCCGTTCAGCACAAACGACGATGGCGGCGACCTGGTAGAAACCGCATTTATGATGCAGGGCCTACTGACCGTGAGACAGTATCTGAATTCCGGCAATTCGCAGGAATCATCTCTGATTGACAAGATCAATACCCTTTGGGAAACCATTGAATGGGATTGGTACACACAAGGCGGACAAGATGTGCTGTACTGGCACTGGTCGGCCAACAACGACTGGTTAATGAGTATGAAGATCAGAGGCTGGAACGAAGCGCTTATTATTTACGTTCTGGCTGCTTCGTCGCCAACACACACCACCAATAAAGATGTGTACACCAAAGGTTGGGCGCAGGACGGCAATATGGAAAACACCAGTAACAGCTCGTACTACGGCTACACATTGCCCTTACGCACTGACATGGGTGGTCCTTTGTTCTTTTCGCATTATTCATTCCTTGGGCTTGATCCGCGAAATCTTTCCGATAAGTACGCCAACTACTGGGAGCAAAATGTAACACACTCAAAAATAAATCAGGCCTACTGTGCCGATAATCCGCAGAACTTTGTTGCGTATTCTGATGAGTGCTGGGGACTTACAGCCAGCGACGGCTACTCTGGTTATTCGGCACACTCGCCAAACAATGACCGGGGCGTTCTGACACCTACAGCAGCGCTGTCATCGATGCCTTACACACCCGAGGAATCGATGAAAGCTTTACACTATTTCTACTACACACTTGGAGATAAATTGTGGGGAGAATACGGTTTCTACGATGCTTTTGATTTAACCAATGGCTGGGTGGCTGATTCATATTTGGCTATCGATCAGGGGCCGATTGTAGTGATGATAGAAAACTACCGGACTAACCTGCTTTGGGATCTGTTTATGTCGTGTCCTGAAGTTAAAGCCGGATTAACAAAACTTGATTTTACATACTAG
- a CDS encoding glucoamylase family protein, with translation MKKIIFPILLMALVSTIVFSGCSSGSKKSVEQKQEAENSLEDSLLNLVQYQTFQYFWDGAEPVSGMARERIHMDKEYPQNDQDVITLGGSGFGVMAILVGIERGFITRQQALERFQRIVAYLGKADRFHGAWPHWLDGPTGKVKPFSKKDDGGDLVETAFMIQGLLAVAEYYKDGNQTEQKLVAEIQQLWEDVEWDWYTQGKDVLYWHWSPNYGWDMNFPVGGYNECLIMYVLAASSPTHPIDAAVYDKGWALNGDIAKDTVYYGLSTVLDFYEHNDDPIGPLFWAHYSYLGLNPKGLKDKYADYWKLNVNHATIHYRYALDNPKNYKGYGENQWGFTSSYSMHGYAGHHPGDADLGVISPTAALSSFPYTPEKSMQFLKYLYLDADSLVGKYGPYDAYSQTENWFLPHYLAIDQGPIPVMIENYRSGLLWSLFMRNENVQTGLTRLGFETP, from the coding sequence ATGAAGAAAATTATATTTCCAATACTATTGATGGCACTGGTTTCTACAATTGTCTTTTCCGGCTGTTCAAGCGGAAGCAAAAAATCAGTTGAGCAGAAACAGGAAGCCGAAAATTCTCTTGAAGATTCGTTGCTGAATTTGGTGCAATACCAAACCTTTCAGTATTTCTGGGACGGAGCAGAACCAGTTTCGGGAATGGCGCGCGAACGTATCCATATGGACAAGGAGTATCCGCAAAACGATCAGGATGTGATTACACTTGGAGGTTCCGGTTTTGGAGTTATGGCCATCTTGGTTGGTATCGAGCGAGGATTTATCACACGTCAGCAAGCGCTGGAACGTTTTCAACGAATAGTGGCTTATCTCGGAAAAGCCGATCGTTTTCATGGTGCGTGGCCTCATTGGCTCGACGGGCCAACCGGAAAAGTAAAACCTTTCAGTAAAAAAGATGATGGCGGCGATTTGGTAGAAACTGCTTTTATGATCCAGGGTTTGTTGGCAGTTGCCGAATACTATAAAGACGGAAACCAAACCGAACAGAAGCTGGTGGCCGAGATTCAGCAACTGTGGGAAGATGTGGAATGGGACTGGTACACGCAGGGAAAAGATGTGCTGTACTGGCACTGGTCGCCCAATTATGGCTGGGATATGAATTTCCCGGTGGGTGGCTACAACGAGTGCCTGATTATGTATGTTCTGGCAGCTTCTTCACCAACGCATCCTATTGATGCAGCCGTTTACGACAAAGGCTGGGCACTTAACGGAGACATTGCAAAGGATACCGTTTATTACGGACTAAGTACCGTGCTTGATTTTTACGAACACAACGACGATCCAATCGGGCCACTCTTTTGGGCGCATTATTCGTACCTTGGTTTGAATCCTAAAGGGTTAAAAGATAAGTATGCCGACTATTGGAAACTGAATGTAAATCATGCTACAATTCACTATCGCTATGCGCTCGATAATCCGAAGAATTACAAGGGTTACGGCGAAAATCAGTGGGGATTTACATCGAGCTATTCCATGCACGGTTATGCCGGTCATCATCCGGGAGATGCCGATTTAGGAGTGATTTCTCCAACGGCGGCACTTTCATCGTTTCCATATACGCCTGAAAAATCGATGCAATTTCTGAAATACCTGTATCTGGATGCCGACTCACTGGTGGGAAAATACGGGCCGTATGATGCTTACAGCCAAACAGAAAACTGGTTTTTACCACATTATCTGGCTATCGATCAGGGACCAATTCCGGTGATGATTGAAAATTATCGCAGCGGACTTTTGTGGAGCTTATTTATGAGGAATGAAAATGTGCAGACAGGATTAACCAGACTGGGATTTGAAACGCCGTAA
- a CDS encoding family 43 glycosylhydrolase, whose protein sequence is MQTLKNLIGTTLITLFIISGGQAQTIVPKTYCNPLDIDYTYMVYNSASNISYRSGADPAVIEFRGEYYMFVTRSFGYWHSTDLVNWDFIKPQQWFFEGCNAPTASNYKDSLVYFAGDPAGYGSILYSDDPKSGKWTPTPSISNNIQDSELFIDDDGKTYLYWGSSNLHPIRVKELNKDDRFLETGVKKDLINLVEEEHGWERFGENNFHPTLKEGYMEGASMTKYKGKYYLQYAAPGTQFNVYADGVYIGESPFGPFTYMKNNPLSFKPGGFTNGAGHGTTVKQNNGQYWHFATMALASNAQWERRLCMFPTYFDEEGVMHSNTAYGDYPRFGPDHPTKAGEHCGWMLLSYKGKVTVSSSLKQVMKFTSNNDEVEIRELPLVKNDKGAITTNVLTDENPKTFWVAEANNDKQWIKIEMQNPGDIYAFQLNFHDYESGIYTRTEGLRHRFVIEVSTHGNNWQTVVNRCNSFKDSPNAYIVLNQPVEAKFVHYKNIEVPGKNFAMSEVRVFGLGLGKKPAEVKDFEITRQNDRRDISFEWKPVKGAQGYNIRWGIAPDKLYQSWQLYDTNEHFMRCLDRDTPYYFSIEAFNENGISEQTAPIKID, encoded by the coding sequence ATGCAAACCTTAAAGAACCTCATTGGAACTACTTTAATCACCCTGTTTATTATTAGCGGCGGTCAGGCACAAACTATTGTTCCAAAAACCTACTGCAATCCGCTCGATATTGATTACACCTACATGGTTTACAATTCAGCCAGTAATATCTCTTATCGCTCGGGTGCCGATCCAGCCGTTATCGAGTTCCGCGGCGAATACTATATGTTTGTTACCCGCTCGTTTGGATACTGGCACTCAACCGACCTGGTGAACTGGGATTTTATTAAACCTCAGCAATGGTTTTTCGAAGGATGCAACGCTCCAACCGCATCCAACTACAAAGATTCGCTGGTGTATTTTGCAGGCGATCCGGCAGGTTACGGAAGTATTCTTTATTCCGACGACCCGAAAAGTGGCAAATGGACACCTACCCCATCCATTTCGAATAACATTCAGGATTCAGAACTTTTTATAGATGACGACGGAAAAACTTATTTGTATTGGGGCTCATCAAATTTGCATCCAATCCGGGTAAAAGAATTAAATAAAGATGACCGGTTTTTGGAAACAGGTGTAAAAAAAGACCTGATAAACCTGGTAGAGGAAGAGCACGGCTGGGAGCGTTTTGGCGAGAATAACTTTCATCCAACTTTAAAAGAAGGCTACATGGAAGGTGCTTCAATGACCAAATACAAGGGAAAATATTACCTGCAATATGCTGCGCCGGGAACGCAATTTAATGTGTATGCCGATGGCGTTTACATAGGAGAATCGCCATTTGGCCCTTTCACATACATGAAAAACAATCCGCTGAGTTTTAAACCCGGTGGTTTTACCAACGGCGCGGGGCACGGAACTACAGTTAAACAAAACAACGGGCAATACTGGCATTTTGCAACGATGGCACTGGCATCGAACGCGCAATGGGAACGCCGTCTGTGCATGTTTCCTACCTATTTTGATGAAGAAGGTGTGATGCATTCGAATACGGCTTATGGCGATTATCCGCGTTTCGGCCCCGATCACCCAACAAAAGCAGGCGAGCACTGTGGCTGGATGTTGTTATCGTACAAAGGAAAGGTTACTGTATCCTCGTCGTTAAAACAAGTAATGAAATTTACCTCAAACAACGATGAAGTGGAAATACGCGAACTACCACTTGTGAAAAATGACAAAGGAGCAATTACTACCAATGTTTTAACCGATGAAAATCCTAAAACTTTCTGGGTAGCTGAAGCCAACAACGATAAACAATGGATAAAAATAGAAATGCAGAATCCTGGAGATATTTATGCCTTTCAACTAAATTTTCACGATTATGAATCGGGTATTTATACACGCACCGAAGGACTGCGACATCGTTTTGTTATCGAAGTTTCGACACACGGAAATAACTGGCAAACAGTGGTCAACCGCTGCAACAGCTTTAAAGATTCTCCGAATGCATACATTGTGTTGAATCAGCCAGTGGAAGCAAAATTTGTTCACTATAAAAACATTGAAGTTCCGGGGAAAAACTTTGCCATGAGCGAGGTTCGGGTATTCGGACTGGGACTGGGTAAAAAACCAGCAGAAGTAAAAGATTTTGAAATAACACGCCAAAACGACCGCCGGGATATTTCCTTCGAATGGAAACCAGTGAAAGGTGCGCAGGGATACAATATTAGGTGGGGAATTGCTCCCGATAAACTATACCAATCGTGGCAGCTTTATGATACCAACGAGCATTTTATGCGTTGCCTTGATCGCGACACACCCTATTATTTTTCGATTGAAGCATTTAACGAAAACGGAATTTCGGAACAGACGGCCCCCATTAAAATTGATTAG
- the bglX gene encoding beta-glucosidase BglX, protein MSRFLLLIAILFLLFGCGSPTNNSVDSEMDVFVSDLMKKMTIQEKIGQLNLITPGGGIPTGSVVSTGVEEKIKTGKVGGIFGVYGPEKTRQAQQLAVEESRLGIPMIFGSDVIHGYKTTFPLPLGLASTWDMKLIEKTAQIAAKEATADGIFWNFSPMVDISRDPRWGRISEGAGEDPYLGSEIAKAMINGYQQNDLTATTTMMATVKHFALYGAAEAGRDYNTVDMSHLRMFNEYFPPYKAAIDARVGCVMSSFNDVDGVPASGNKWLLTTVLRDMWGFDGFVVSDYTSVNEMVAHGLGDLQKVSALALKAGLDMDMVGEGFLTTLEKSLKEGKVTEEDINTACRRILEAKYKLGLFEDPYRYFDKTRPENDILTAEHRKVARQAAASSMVLLKNENQLLPLKRSGTVALTGPLVDSRSNMLGTWAPTGDFNFAVTVLEGFQNVVGNDVNILNAKGANICNDPEFAEKVNVFGSKIFIDKRSPETMLREAVSVSQKADVIVAVVGEATEMTGESASRTAITLPPSQKKLLRELAKTGKPLVVVNMSGRPMEIAEEVQLADAFVQMWHAGVEGGNALPDVLFGDYNPSGKLTTTFPVNVGQIPIYYSLKNTGRPQDGDTFEKFKSNYLDAPNSPLFPFGYGLSYTSFEFKNLSIDKTTITNNEELKVSVEVSNTGNFDGEEVVQLYIRDIVASITPPLRLLKGFEKIFIPKGETKKVEFTISNDDLAFFHSDLSFYAEPGEFEIYVGGDSNASLATEFRLK, encoded by the coding sequence ATGTCACGCTTTTTACTACTTATTGCAATACTATTTCTATTGTTCGGATGCGGATCACCGACAAACAATTCAGTTGATTCCGAAATGGATGTTTTTGTTTCCGACCTAATGAAAAAAATGACCATTCAGGAAAAAATTGGTCAGTTGAACCTGATCACTCCGGGAGGTGGAATTCCCACAGGATCAGTAGTAAGTACCGGCGTGGAAGAAAAGATAAAAACCGGGAAAGTAGGCGGGATATTTGGTGTTTATGGCCCTGAAAAAACGCGTCAGGCACAGCAACTGGCAGTGGAAGAAAGCCGACTTGGAATTCCAATGATCTTTGGTTCGGATGTGATACATGGTTACAAAACCACTTTCCCGCTACCGCTTGGTTTAGCCAGCACCTGGGATATGAAATTGATTGAAAAAACTGCACAAATTGCAGCCAAAGAAGCAACGGCTGATGGCATTTTCTGGAACTTCTCGCCAATGGTAGACATATCACGCGACCCGCGCTGGGGTCGTATTTCGGAAGGAGCCGGTGAAGATCCGTATCTAGGCTCAGAAATTGCCAAAGCAATGATAAACGGCTACCAGCAAAACGACCTGACAGCAACCACAACAATGATGGCAACTGTAAAACACTTTGCGTTGTACGGTGCTGCCGAAGCGGGCCGCGATTACAATACGGTTGATATGAGCCACCTGAGAATGTTCAATGAATATTTTCCGCCGTATAAAGCCGCTATCGATGCCAGAGTTGGTTGTGTAATGTCATCGTTTAATGATGTGGATGGTGTTCCCGCCAGTGGGAACAAGTGGTTATTGACCACCGTTTTGCGCGACATGTGGGGTTTTGATGGATTTGTAGTTTCCGATTACACTTCGGTAAACGAAATGGTAGCACACGGTTTAGGTGACCTACAGAAAGTTTCTGCACTAGCGTTAAAAGCTGGTTTGGATATGGATATGGTAGGAGAAGGATTTTTGACTACGCTTGAAAAGTCGCTGAAAGAAGGAAAAGTGACAGAGGAAGATATAAACACTGCGTGCCGCCGGATTCTGGAAGCAAAGTATAAACTGGGACTTTTTGAAGATCCGTATCGTTACTTTGATAAAACCCGCCCTGAAAACGATATTTTAACTGCAGAACATCGTAAGGTTGCTCGTCAGGCAGCTGCCAGTTCGATGGTATTATTAAAGAACGAGAACCAGCTGCTGCCACTAAAAAGATCAGGAACTGTGGCTTTGACTGGCCCGCTGGTTGACAGCCGCAGCAACATGCTCGGGACATGGGCTCCAACCGGTGATTTTAACTTTGCAGTTACCGTTTTGGAAGGATTTCAGAATGTAGTAGGTAACGATGTAAATATTCTTAACGCAAAAGGTGCAAACATTTGCAACGATCCTGAGTTTGCAGAAAAAGTAAATGTGTTTGGTTCGAAGATTTTTATCGACAAACGGTCGCCCGAAACCATGTTGCGCGAAGCAGTTTCTGTATCGCAAAAAGCAGATGTGATTGTTGCAGTTGTTGGAGAAGCCACCGAAATGACAGGTGAATCAGCGAGCCGCACAGCCATTACCTTGCCCCCAAGTCAAAAGAAATTATTGCGGGAATTGGCAAAAACAGGCAAACCGCTGGTAGTTGTAAATATGAGTGGCCGACCGATGGAGATTGCCGAAGAAGTGCAACTGGCTGATGCTTTTGTGCAAATGTGGCATGCCGGTGTTGAAGGCGGAAATGCCCTGCCCGACGTACTATTTGGCGATTACAACCCTTCGGGGAAACTAACAACAACCTTCCCTGTAAATGTTGGTCAGATTCCCATTTATTACAGCCTTAAAAATACAGGGCGTCCACAGGATGGAGACACTTTTGAGAAATTTAAATCGAATTATCTGGATGCTCCGAACTCGCCGCTTTTCCCATTTGGGTATGGGTTAAGTTACACATCATTCGAGTTTAAAAACTTAAGTATTGATAAAACAACCATCACCAACAACGAAGAATTGAAGGTTTCCGTGGAAGTAAGCAACACCGGCAATTTTGATGGAGAAGAAGTGGTACAATTGTATATCCGCGATATAGTAGCCAGTATTACTCCACCATTGCGTTTACTCAAAGGATTTGAGAAAATTTTTATTCCAAAAGGCGAAACGAAAAAAGTTGAATTTACAATAAGCAACGATGACCTGGCATTTTTTCATTCGGATTTGTCGTTTTATGCCGAACCCGGAGAATTTGAAATTTATGTAGGAGGCGATTCAAATGCCTCGCTGGCAACAGAATTTAGATTGAAATAA
- a CDS encoding sulfatase, which yields MRTVSALTFFAFVLLLGACSQKETEPQRPNIIFIMSDDHAYQAISAYDDKLMQTPNIDRIADEGMLFTNACVSNSICAPSRATILTGKHTHIHGKIDNNFPFDTTNVTFPQLLHDAGYQTAIFGKLHFGNNPKGFDEFKILPGQGDYYNPEFITNNGDTTIQGYVTDVITDLAIDWMDNRRKEDKPFLMMYLHKAPHREWYPAERHYKEFTKMTFPEPETLFDDYKGRGTAAKEAEMNLLKHMTVSADNKIYPELAEELGVEEMSEWGFNVFKSKYARFTDEQKAKWDAVYGPINEEFAKLYPTMNDSAFMRWKYQRYMQDYLGCIASVDENIGRLLDHLKEQGLDENTIVVYTSDQGFYLGEHGWFDKRFIYNESFKTPLLVKWPGKIAPGSVSNEMVQNLDFAQTFLEAAGIEAPSDMQGKSLMPLLVGDTAAWTRDAVYYHYYEYPGFHMVKRHYGIITTEFKLAHFYYDIDEWELYDRKKDPLELNNVYDDPAYADVVTTLTKQLQDLRVQYKDSKELNEAFIQKYKDRGLIK from the coding sequence ATGAGAACTGTATCCGCATTAACTTTTTTTGCATTCGTTTTACTTTTAGGAGCTTGTTCGCAAAAGGAAACTGAACCGCAACGTCCGAATATTATTTTTATTATGAGCGACGATCATGCCTATCAGGCAATTAGTGCGTATGACGATAAATTGATGCAAACACCCAACATCGACAGGATTGCCGACGAAGGAATGTTGTTTACCAATGCCTGCGTTTCCAATTCAATTTGTGCCCCTTCGCGGGCAACAATTTTAACCGGTAAACACACGCACATTCATGGAAAAATCGATAATAACTTTCCTTTCGATACTACAAATGTTACTTTCCCGCAGTTACTGCACGATGCCGGTTATCAGACAGCCATATTTGGTAAACTGCACTTCGGAAATAATCCAAAAGGCTTTGATGAGTTTAAAATCCTTCCAGGACAGGGCGATTATTACAATCCGGAGTTTATAACCAACAATGGCGATACAACCATACAAGGCTATGTTACCGATGTGATTACCGACCTCGCCATCGACTGGATGGATAACCGAAGAAAGGAAGACAAACCTTTTTTAATGATGTACCTGCACAAAGCGCCTCATCGCGAGTGGTATCCGGCTGAACGTCATTATAAAGAATTTACCAAAATGACTTTCCCTGAACCGGAAACATTATTCGATGATTACAAAGGCCGGGGAACAGCAGCTAAAGAAGCAGAAATGAACCTGCTAAAACACATGACAGTTTCGGCCGATAACAAAATTTATCCGGAGTTGGCCGAAGAGCTTGGCGTTGAAGAAATGTCGGAATGGGGATTTAATGTTTTTAAAAGTAAATATGCCCGTTTTACCGACGAACAAAAGGCAAAGTGGGATGCCGTTTATGGCCCAATAAACGAAGAGTTTGCAAAGCTATACCCAACAATGAACGATTCGGCTTTTATGCGATGGAAATACCAGCGCTACATGCAGGATTACCTGGGCTGTATTGCATCTGTGGATGAGAATATTGGTCGTCTGCTCGATCATTTGAAAGAGCAAGGACTGGATGAGAATACAATTGTGGTTTATACATCGGATCAGGGATTTTATTTGGGGGAACACGGCTGGTTCGATAAACGTTTTATTTACAACGAATCGTTTAAAACACCGCTTTTGGTAAAGTGGCCGGGGAAAATTGCTCCGGGATCGGTTTCCAATGAGATGGTACAGAACCTTGATTTTGCCCAAACTTTTCTGGAAGCTGCCGGGATTGAAGCTCCATCGGATATGCAGGGCAAAAGCCTGATGCCCTTACTGGTTGGCGACACCGCTGCATGGACACGCGACGCAGTTTATTACCATTATTACGAGTATCCAGGTTTCCATATGGTAAAACGCCATTACGGAATTATAACCACAGAATTTAAACTGGCGCACTTTTACTATGATATTGACGAGTGGGAATTGTACGACCGCAAAAAAGATCCACTGGAACTGAATAACGTATACGACGATCCGGCGTATGCTGATGTAGTTACTACATTGACAAAACAATTACAGGATTTGCGTGTGCAATACAAAGATTCGAAGGAACTGAATGAGGCATTTATTCAAAAGTACAAAGACAGAGGGCTGATTAAATAG